One genomic segment of Fusobacterium nucleatum includes these proteins:
- the carA gene encoding glutamine-hydrolyzing carbamoyl-phosphate synthase small subunit, with amino-acid sequence MYNRQLILEDGTVYKGYAFGADVENVGEVVFNTSMTGYQEILSDPSYNGQIVTLTYPLVGNYGINRDDFESMKPCIKGMIVKEVCTTPSNFRSEKTLDEALKDFGIPGIYGIDTRALTRKLRSKGVVKGCLVSMDKNVDEVIAELKKTTLPTNQIEQVSTKSISPALGRGRRVVLVDLGMKIGIVRELVSRGCDVIVVPYNTTAEEVLRLEPDGVMLTNGPGDPEDAKESIEMIKGIIDKVTIFGICMGHQLVSLACGAKTYKLKFGHRGGNHPVKNILTGRVDITSQNHGYAVDIDSLKDTDLELTHIAINDRSCEGVRHKKYPVFTVQFHPEAAAGPHDTSYLFDEFIKNIDKNMK; translated from the coding sequence ATGTACAACAGACAACTAATTTTAGAAGATGGAACTGTCTATAAAGGTTATGCTTTTGGAGCTGATGTAGAAAATGTAGGAGAAGTAGTTTTTAATACTTCAATGACAGGTTATCAAGAAATTTTGTCAGACCCTTCATACAATGGACAAATAGTTACATTGACTTATCCACTTGTTGGAAACTATGGAATCAATCGTGATGACTTTGAATCAATGAAACCTTGTATAAAAGGAATGATAGTTAAAGAAGTGTGTACAACACCTTCAAATTTTAGAAGTGAAAAAACTCTTGATGAAGCCTTAAAAGATTTTGGAATACCAGGAATCTATGGAATAGATACAAGAGCATTGACAAGAAAACTTCGTTCAAAAGGAGTTGTAAAAGGTTGTCTTGTTTCAATGGATAAAAATGTAGATGAAGTTATAGCAGAATTGAAGAAAACTACATTGCCTACTAACCAAATTGAACAAGTATCAACAAAATCAATATCTCCTGCTTTGGGGAGAGGAAGAAGAGTTGTATTAGTTGACTTAGGAATGAAAATAGGGATAGTAAGAGAATTAGTTTCAAGAGGTTGTGATGTAATAGTAGTTCCTTATAATACAACAGCAGAAGAGGTTTTAAGATTAGAGCCAGATGGAGTAATGCTTACTAATGGACCTGGTGACCCAGAAGATGCAAAAGAAAGTATTGAAATGATAAAAGGAATTATTGATAAGGTAACTATTTTTGGAATTTGTATGGGACATCAATTAGTTTCTCTTGCTTGTGGAGCAAAAACATATAAGTTAAAGTTTGGGCATAGAGGAGGAAATCATCCTGTTAAAAATATCTTAACTGGTAGAGTTGATATAACATCTCAAAATCATGGATATGCAGTTGATATAGATTCATTAAAAGATACAGATTTAGAGCTTACTCATATAGCAATAAATGACAGAAGCTGTGAAGGAGTAAGACATAAAAAATATCCAGTGTTCACTGTGCAATTTCATCCAGAAGCAGCAGCTGGACCACATGATACAAGCTATTTATTTGATGAATTTATAAAAAATATTGATAAGAATATGAAATAA